A part of Paenibacillus sp. 481 genomic DNA contains:
- a CDS encoding flavin reductase family protein, which yields MPATTHQPISIDPKILYYGMPVILVTTQNEDGTTNISPLSSSWALGRNIVLGIGLGGKALENLQRTPQLVINVPDHSLWQQVELLAPLTGKYPVPDYKLPLGIRYEKDKFAAAGLTALASTTVAPLRIAECPIQMECTVQRISIPDYAPYFSIVETQVEHVHAHDELVQNSNQIDPAKWNPLIYNFRHYYSLGEHLGTSYREKT from the coding sequence ATGCCAGCAACTACACACCAACCCATTTCCATCGATCCAAAAATATTGTATTACGGCATGCCCGTCATTCTCGTCACCACGCAAAATGAGGACGGAACGACTAACATTAGCCCGCTTTCATCCTCATGGGCACTCGGTCGCAACATCGTCCTTGGGATCGGACTTGGCGGCAAAGCACTAGAGAACTTGCAGCGCACACCCCAGCTCGTCATTAATGTCCCCGACCATTCGTTGTGGCAACAGGTAGAGCTGCTGGCCCCGCTGACGGGTAAATATCCAGTTCCCGATTACAAGCTGCCGCTAGGCATTCGATATGAAAAAGACAAATTCGCGGCCGCCGGACTAACGGCGTTGGCCTCCACTACAGTAGCACCGCTGCGGATTGCAGAGTGCCCCATTCAAATGGAGTGCACCGTCCAACGGATTAGCATACCGGACTATGCGCCGTACTTTTCCATCGTTGAAACGCAGGTTGAGCACGTGCATGCGCACGATGAACTTGTGCAGAACAGCAATCAGATCGACCCTGCAAAATGGAACCCGCTGATTTATAATTTTCGGCACTATTATTCGTTGGGAGAACATCTAGGGACATCCTACCGTGAAAAAACGTAG
- a CDS encoding sterol desaturase family protein, whose amino-acid sequence MKLTYIKEFCLFFDIMLTMLIGLVCLGATIPFMGSGSTWIALLIGMLAYALSEYVIHRFLFHLKPPRNAFLLKMLKRLHYDHHVEPENVKLLFLPVWYSFPLIFIAGCLGFAITSELSLAVATVTGVIFYMLYYEWVHYRAHRPIKPITPWGRYMKKIHLWHHFKNEHFWFGVTNPVIDMACGTYKDEKTVTRSDTVRDLEKGSLDSPSSPSSPSSSGSPSSSGSPPS is encoded by the coding sequence ATGAAGCTCACGTATATCAAAGAGTTTTGTTTGTTTTTTGATATTATGTTGACGATGCTGATCGGGCTCGTCTGTCTTGGGGCTACGATTCCGTTTATGGGCAGCGGATCGACTTGGATCGCCCTCTTGATCGGTATGCTGGCGTATGCGCTGAGCGAGTATGTGATTCATCGGTTTTTGTTCCATTTAAAACCGCCGCGCAACGCTTTTTTACTAAAAATGCTCAAGCGCCTTCATTACGACCACCATGTGGAGCCGGAAAATGTGAAGCTACTGTTTTTGCCTGTGTGGTACAGCTTTCCGCTTATTTTTATTGCAGGCTGCCTTGGTTTTGCGATAACGAGCGAGCTTAGCTTAGCCGTTGCCACGGTTACAGGCGTCATTTTCTATATGCTCTACTATGAATGGGTACATTATCGTGCACATCGCCCGATCAAGCCCATCACTCCGTGGGGGCGCTATATGAAAAAAATTCATTTATGGCATCACTTTAAAAATGAGCATTTCTGGTTCGGTGTTACGAATCCTGTTATCGATATGGCGTGCGGCACGTACAAGGATGAAAAGACCGTCACCCGTAGCGATACCGTGCGCGATTTGGAGAAGGGTAGCCTTGATAGCCCTAGTAGCCCTAGTAGCCCTAGTAGCTCTGGTAGCCCTAGTAGCTCTGGTAGCCCTCCATCATAG
- a CDS encoding helix-turn-helix transcriptional regulator: MNRCRKWLIHYRGSMTQKEVAALSMIERSSYSNIERGRRDPSVQVAKRIGQVLGCDWKLFYEDINPIMGTEEKAMLIGSKHSHN, encoded by the coding sequence ATGAATCGTTGTCGTAAATGGCTTATACACTATCGCGGGTCGATGACCCAAAAGGAAGTAGCTGCTTTGTCCATGATTGAGCGTAGCTCTTACTCTAATATTGAGCGGGGCAGACGTGATCCAAGTGTTCAAGTAGCGAAGCGCATTGGACAAGTTCTGGGATGTGATTGGAAACTCTTTTATGAAGATATTAATCCAATTATGGGTACAGAAGAAAAGGCCATGCTTATTGGTAGTAAGCACAGCCATAATTAA
- a CDS encoding aspartyl-phosphate phosphatase Spo0E family protein: protein MISGDLTKNVPTLDGLRQLAGAVCCTPSHSFANGNEAHGSVLTQVIQKTEVLRNQLVQLVLQKDSFVDDDVLKLSQDLDQHIMLIQKKIGRVN, encoded by the coding sequence ATGATTAGTGGAGATTTAACAAAGAACGTTCCTACGCTTGATGGGCTTCGACAGCTGGCAGGAGCAGTTTGTTGCACTCCATCCCATTCATTCGCGAATGGAAATGAAGCACACGGAAGTGTTCTTACACAAGTCATACAGAAGACGGAAGTATTACGGAATCAACTGGTACAGTTAGTGTTGCAAAAAGATAGTTTTGTCGACGATGATGTCTTGAAGTTAAGTCAAGATTTAGATCAACACATCATGTTGATTCAGAAAAAGATAGGGAGGGTGAATTGA
- a CDS encoding helix-turn-helix domain-containing protein — protein MVQAPVRTLRSEIEHQMKLHNYTLSKLSQESGIMNGHLSLILNANPHRPMTIKQLDALAKAFNQPPGWLYDMYPDECFRNEKVSRPRIVPYLVRCVEVGCSDCIDAVVSRMLDDLKSSLPILFSVAEQLFHSGAKRESIPFYQYVIDNEKNNFADLFVMSQYRVFVASQGINAEENWKAIIRFESYRKRLPENIQLDALLKLANLCFTLQKWGDMERFSDELRELATILYKEELRKSINNMSYKIINTTHHLVVYYGNGFLLKAVALENQGHYKEAKSYTLGYVDLGWFELMDERGQIAVQKFKLWAAANLYNLDLLIGKIDILPEYLQFLEKNPQELLPSLLKIIKSANLHRFQIEDIIHRYSKEIIQFENYQDVISKGLHVRFRFELGSYFFQKMRFIEGLDNIMLCLALCQGINSDKLFIKCVKVYEEYKSYATEEQKQTYKKIIEEA, from the coding sequence TTGGTTCAAGCACCTGTCCGTACCTTACGATCAGAGATTGAACATCAAATGAAACTACATAACTATACATTAAGTAAATTAAGTCAAGAATCAGGAATAATGAACGGCCATTTGAGTCTAATCTTAAATGCAAATCCACATCGTCCTATGACGATTAAGCAGCTAGATGCATTAGCAAAAGCTTTTAACCAGCCTCCGGGATGGCTTTATGATATGTATCCTGATGAATGCTTTCGTAATGAAAAAGTATCACGGCCTCGAATAGTCCCATATTTAGTTCGCTGCGTTGAAGTTGGTTGTTCGGATTGTATTGATGCAGTCGTATCTAGAATGCTGGATGATTTAAAAAGTTCCCTACCGATTTTATTCTCTGTCGCAGAACAATTGTTTCATAGCGGAGCAAAGCGGGAATCGATTCCTTTTTATCAGTACGTAATTGATAATGAAAAGAACAACTTTGCGGACTTATTTGTCATGAGTCAATATCGTGTGTTTGTTGCTTCACAGGGAATCAATGCAGAGGAAAACTGGAAGGCAATCATTCGTTTTGAGTCATATCGAAAGCGGTTACCGGAAAATATTCAGTTGGATGCGCTTCTAAAGCTGGCTAATTTATGTTTTACGCTTCAGAAGTGGGGGGATATGGAGAGGTTTTCCGACGAGTTAAGGGAGTTAGCGACAATTTTATATAAGGAAGAGTTGCGCAAAAGTATAAATAATATGTCTTATAAGATTATAAATACAACGCATCACTTGGTTGTGTATTATGGTAATGGTTTCTTGCTGAAAGCGGTGGCACTAGAAAATCAGGGTCATTATAAAGAGGCTAAAAGCTATACGTTAGGTTATGTTGACCTTGGTTGGTTTGAGCTAATGGATGAAAGAGGACAAATAGCAGTACAAAAGTTTAAATTATGGGCTGCTGCTAATTTATATAATTTAGACTTGTTGATTGGTAAAATAGATATACTACCTGAATATTTGCAGTTTTTAGAGAAAAATCCTCAAGAGCTATTGCCTTCATTACTAAAAATTATTAAGTCGGCTAATTTACATAGGTTTCAAATAGAAGATATAATTCATAGATATTCTAAAGAAATTATTCAGTTTGAAAATTACCAAGATGTAATTAGTAAGGGATTACATGTGCGCTTTAGATTTGAATTAGGATCCTACTTTTTTCAAAAAATGAGATTTATTGAAGGGTTGGACAATATTATGTTGTGTCTTGCGTTATGTCAAGGTATTAACAGTGACAAACTTTTTATAAAATGTGTTAAAGTCTACGAGGAGTATAAGAGTTATGCAACGGAGGAACAAAAACAAACCTATAAAAAAATCATCGAGGAGGCATAA
- a CDS encoding DNA-binding protein translates to MNGHLSLILNANPPRPMTIKQLDAIGRAFDQPEGWLYELYPEECFRHEKVSRPRVIPYFIRCVQIGRFDCVETVVSIMLEDLKSSLPILFEVAEQLFHTGLKQESIPFYRYVIDNERNNFSDIFVMSQYRLFVASQGLDAEENWKAVIRFEPYRKRLPENIQLDAHLKLANLCSTLQKWKDMERYADELRELAIALYENELRKKKSTKGVEPLKAAYHLVVYYGHGFLLKADALSKQERYEQAIEYTLGYADLSWFEVLDELGRSEIEKFHLWAKANLYNLDLMVGRIGVLPEYIQFIKENPQEILPSLLCIVKSANKYKFHIEDVLNLFANEISHFGKYEDIFNKNRNLRFRFELSVYYFQRGKYVEGLDNISMCIDLYQEMNSDQAFLMECIKLYEKHSSKTKEEQK, encoded by the coding sequence ATGAACGGTCATTTAAGCTTAATATTGAATGCAAATCCACCTCGTCCGATGACGATTAAGCAGTTAGATGCTATTGGAAGGGCCTTTGACCAGCCGGAAGGTTGGCTTTATGAGCTGTATCCTGAAGAATGCTTTCGTCATGAAAAAGTATCACGGCCCCGTGTTATCCCGTATTTCATTCGATGTGTTCAAATTGGCCGTTTCGATTGCGTCGAGACGGTCGTATCGATAATGCTGGAAGATCTAAAAAGCTCTTTACCGATTCTATTTGAAGTCGCTGAACAGCTATTCCATACGGGGCTGAAACAGGAATCCATTCCTTTTTATCGGTATGTCATTGATAATGAAAGAAATAACTTTTCGGATATATTTGTTATGAGTCAATATCGCCTTTTTGTTGCTTCACAAGGGTTGGATGCTGAGGAAAACTGGAAAGCGGTCATTCGCTTTGAACCATATCGTAAGCGGTTACCGGAAAATATTCAGCTGGATGCACATCTTAAATTAGCTAATCTATGTTCTACCCTTCAAAAGTGGAAGGACATGGAGAGGTATGCCGATGAATTGCGGGAATTGGCAATTGCTTTATACGAAAATGAATTACGTAAAAAGAAAAGCACAAAGGGTGTTGAGCCTCTAAAGGCAGCGTATCATTTAGTAGTATATTATGGTCACGGATTCCTTCTAAAAGCAGATGCCTTATCAAAACAAGAACGTTATGAACAAGCAATAGAATACACGTTAGGCTACGCTGATCTTAGTTGGTTTGAAGTGCTAGATGAATTAGGAAGATCTGAAATTGAAAAATTCCATTTATGGGCTAAGGCTAATTTATATAACTTAGATTTAATGGTTGGTAGAATCGGTGTTTTGCCTGAATATATACAATTTATAAAGGAAAATCCACAAGAGATTTTGCCTTCATTGTTATGCATTGTTAAGTCTGCAAATAAATATAAATTCCATATTGAAGATGTATTAAATTTATTTGCTAATGAGATAAGTCATTTTGGTAAATATGAGGACATATTTAATAAGAATCGAAATTTGCGCTTCAGATTTGAGTTGTCTGTATATTACTTTCAAAGAGGAAAATATGTGGAAGGTCTAGATAACATCTCTATGTGTATTGATTTGTATCAGGAAATGAATAGTGATCAGGCGTTCTTAATGGAATGTATAAAGTTATATGAGAAACATTCGTCTAAGACTAAGGAAGAACAAAAGTAG
- a CDS encoding helix-turn-helix domain-containing protein, which produces MYVITVRRELIVLVPAPIRTLRSEIEHQMKIHNYTLSKLSQQSGINNGHLSLILNANPPRPMTIKQLDAIGRAFDQPEGWLYELYSEECFRHEKVSRPRVIPYFIKCVQIGRFDCVEAVVSIMLEDLKSSLLILFEVAEQLFHTGLKQESIPFYRYVIENERNNFSDIFVMSQYRLFVASQGLDAEENWRAVIRFEPYRKRLPENIQLDAHLKLANLCFTLQKWKDMERYADELRELATILYKNELRKKNSDKISEPLKATYHLVAYYGLGFLLKALALKHQGFYEQSKEYTLGYADLSWFETLDETGQFEVKRFQLWAKGNLFTLDMLIGNIGVLPDYLQYLRVNPHEILPGLVTIVKAANMHTFQIEDVLHEFSYEISRFDKYEDVFKRGLHLRFRFDLATYYFQRGKYVEGIDTISFCIALCQGMNSDETFLLECIKLYEEHKFKT; this is translated from the coding sequence ATGTACGTAATTACTGTAAGAAGGGAGCTTATTGTATTGGTTCCAGCCCCCATCCGTACTTTGCGATCTGAAATTGAACATCAAATGAAGATTCACAACTATACACTGAGCAAATTAAGTCAACAATCCGGAATAAATAATGGTCATTTAAGCTTAATCCTGAACGCAAACCCGCCCCGCCCGATGACGATTAAGCAGCTAGATGCAATTGGAAGAGCCTTTGACCAGCCGGAAGGTTGGCTTTATGAGCTGTACTCTGAAGAATGTTTTCGTCATGAAAAAGTATCACGCCCCCGTGTTATCCCATATTTCATTAAGTGTGTTCAAATTGGTCGTTTCGATTGCGTCGAGGCGGTCGTATCGATAATGCTGGAAGATCTAAAAAGCTCTTTGCTGATTCTATTTGAAGTCGCTGAACAGCTATTCCATACGGGGCTGAAACAGGAATCCATTCCTTTTTATCGGTATGTCATTGAGAATGAAAGAAATAACTTTTCGGATATATTTGTTATGAGTCAATATCGCCTTTTTGTTGCTTCACAAGGGTTGGATGCTGAGGAAAACTGGAGAGCGGTCATTCGCTTTGAACCATATCGTAAGCGGTTACCGGAAAATATCCAGCTGGATGCACATCTTAAATTAGCTAACCTATGTTTTACGCTTCAAAAATGGAAGGACATGGAGCGGTATGCCGACGAATTAAGAGAACTCGCAACCATTTTATATAAAAATGAGCTGCGAAAAAAGAATAGTGATAAGATTTCGGAACCTCTGAAAGCAACATATCATTTGGTTGCTTATTATGGATTAGGTTTTCTTTTAAAAGCACTAGCTTTAAAACATCAAGGGTTTTATGAGCAATCGAAAGAATATACACTAGGTTATGCTGATCTTAGTTGGTTTGAAACCCTAGATGAGACAGGGCAATTTGAAGTTAAAAGGTTCCAGTTGTGGGCCAAAGGAAATTTGTTCACATTAGATATGCTAATTGGAAATATTGGTGTTCTGCCTGATTATTTGCAGTATCTAAGGGTTAATCCACATGAGATTTTGCCTGGATTAGTGACGATCGTTAAAGCGGCAAATATGCACACTTTTCAAATCGAAGATGTTTTACATGAGTTCTCATATGAAATAAGTCGATTTGATAAATATGAGGATGTCTTTAAAAGAGGATTGCATTTACGCTTTAGATTCGATTTAGCTACATACTATTTTCAAAGAGGGAAGTATGTAGAAGGGATAGATACTATTTCTTTCTGTATCGCTTTGTGTCAGGGAATGAATAGTGATGAGACGTTCTTATTGGAGTGTATCAAATTATATGAAGAACATAAATTTAAGACTTAG
- a CDS encoding DNA-binding protein, which yields MVPAPIRTLRSEIEHQMKTHNYRLIQLSQKSGLMNGHLSLILNANPPRPMTIKQLDAIGRAFDQPEGWLYELYPEECFRHEKLSRPRVIPYFIRCVQIGRFDCVEAVVSIMLEDLKSSLSILFEVAEQLFHNDSKQESIPFYKYVIENERNNFSDIFVMSQYRYFVASQGLDAEENWKAVIRFEPYRKRLPENIQLDAHLKLANLCFTLQKWKDLERYADELRGLAIVLHENELRKKKSKKITESLKATYHLVAYYGQGFLLKALALENQECYEESKKYTLGYADLSEFELLNEIGRSEVQKFQVWAKSNLYRLELLMGNMAILNDYVNFLKVHTKELFPALLTIVKMANRHQFDIEHILEQFSDEINQFNMYEDIFNKDRNIQFTFDMSIYYFNRKKYIEGLDKLSHCLTLCQGMNSNRAFLIECIKLHEEYSLKVDEDQTY from the coding sequence TTGGTTCCAGCCCCCATCCGTACTTTACGATCTGAAATTGAGCATCAAATGAAAACGCATAACTATAGATTGATCCAATTAAGTCAAAAGTCAGGATTAATGAACGGTCATTTAAGTTTAATATTGAATGCAAATCCACCCCGTCCGATGACGATTAAGCAGTTAGATGCTATTGGTCGGGCTTTTGACCAGCCGGAAGGTTGGCTTTATGAATTGTACCCTGAAGAATGTTTCCGTCATGAAAAATTATCACGGCCCCGTGTTATTCCGTATTTCATTCGATGTGTTCAAATTGGTCGTTTCGATTGTGTCGAGGCGGTCGTATCGATAATGCTGGAAGATCTAAAAAGCTCTTTGTCGATTCTATTTGAAGTCGCAGAGCAGTTATTTCATAACGACTCGAAACAGGAGTCCATTCCTTTTTATAAGTATGTCATTGAGAATGAAAGAAACAACTTTTCGGATATATTTGTTATGAGTCAATATCGCTATTTTGTTGCTTCGCAAGGATTGGATGCCGAAGAGAATTGGAAAGCGGTCATTCGCTTTGAACCGTATCGGAAGCGGTTACCGGAAAATATACAGCTGGATGCGCACCTCAAACTAGCTAATCTGTGCTTTACGCTGCAAAAGTGGAAGGACCTGGAGCGGTATGCTGATGAGTTGAGGGGATTGGCTATTGTATTACATGAAAATGAATTGCGCAAAAAGAAAAGCAAAAAGATTACCGAGTCACTAAAAGCAACGTACCATTTAGTAGCGTATTATGGGCAGGGTTTCCTATTGAAAGCATTGGCCCTCGAAAATCAAGAATGTTATGAGGAATCAAAAAAATATACATTAGGTTATGCTGACCTTAGTGAGTTTGAATTATTAAATGAAATAGGACGTTCAGAAGTTCAAAAGTTCCAAGTGTGGGCAAAATCAAACTTGTATCGATTAGAACTATTGATGGGTAATATGGCCATTCTAAATGATTATGTTAATTTTTTAAAGGTACATACTAAAGAGTTGTTTCCTGCATTACTAACCATCGTAAAAATGGCGAATAGACATCAATTTGATATTGAGCATATTTTAGAACAATTTTCTGATGAAATTAATCAATTTAACATGTATGAAGATATATTTAATAAGGATCGTAATATTCAATTCACATTCGATATGTCCATCTATTACTTCAATCGAAAAAAGTATATTGAAGGACTAGACAAGCTCTCCCATTGCCTTACTTTATGCCAAGGGATGAATAGTAACAGAGCTTTCTTAATAGAATGTATTAAGCTACATGAAGAATATAGTTTGAAAGTTGACGAGGATCAAACTTACTAA
- a CDS encoding glycoside hydrolase family 13 protein: MKEAKQTFWKEAVVYQIYPRSFKDSNGDGIGDLQGIISKLDYLKELGINVIWLSPVYNSPNDDNGYDISDYRAIHEEFGTMADWEELIEGMHQRGIKLVMDLVVNHTSDEHNWFVSSREADSPYRDYYYWRAGKDGFEPNNWTSVFSGSAWEYDERSDEYFLHLFSKKQPDLNWENPRLRAEIYEMMRWWLDKGVDGFRMDVINFISKTPGLPSVGDDRYAWGGEHFMNGPKLMEHLLEMKREVLDRYDEVLTVGEMPGVNEIQAQEITDEHDGALNMVFQFEHVDIGSGPGGKWDLAPWTLHQLRGILHKWQVGLADRGWNSLYLNNHDQPRMVSRFGDDGQYRGESAKMLATLLHTLKGTPYIYQGEEMGMTNVRFDSIAQYKDIETLNMYKEAVEQHGKHPADVMQSIYVKGRDNARTPVQWDESEHGGFTTGTPWLEANPNYKAINAKQVLADPNSIFYYYQALIRLRKQHPIMVYGDYRLFLEHDDNIYAYTRTWEGKTWVVVLNFAKHDVAFHCPAEWKGQSFTRVIGNYDDIPFATLEDATLRPFEALVLEIV, from the coding sequence ATGAAAGAAGCAAAGCAAACATTCTGGAAAGAAGCGGTTGTGTATCAAATTTATCCGCGCAGCTTTAAGGATAGTAACGGCGACGGAATCGGGGATTTGCAAGGTATTATTTCGAAGCTAGACTATTTGAAAGAGCTGGGCATTAACGTCATTTGGCTTTCTCCGGTTTACAATTCGCCCAATGATGATAACGGTTACGACATTAGCGACTACCGTGCGATTCATGAGGAATTCGGTACGATGGCAGACTGGGAAGAGCTAATTGAAGGCATGCACCAACGGGGAATCAAGCTTGTGATGGACTTGGTTGTGAACCATACGTCGGATGAGCATAATTGGTTCGTATCGTCCCGCGAAGCAGATAGCCCTTATCGTGATTATTATTATTGGCGTGCAGGCAAGGATGGCTTTGAGCCGAACAACTGGACGTCGGTATTTAGCGGTTCTGCTTGGGAGTATGATGAGCGTTCAGATGAATACTTCTTACACTTGTTCTCGAAAAAGCAGCCCGACTTAAATTGGGAAAACCCACGCTTGCGTGCGGAAATATATGAAATGATGCGCTGGTGGCTCGATAAAGGGGTTGACGGATTCCGTATGGACGTCATCAACTTTATTTCGAAGACGCCGGGGCTGCCTAGTGTTGGTGATGATCGCTACGCTTGGGGTGGCGAGCATTTTATGAACGGACCAAAGTTGATGGAGCATCTGCTTGAAATGAAGCGTGAGGTGCTTGATCGCTATGATGAGGTATTAACGGTCGGTGAAATGCCGGGCGTAAACGAAATACAGGCGCAAGAAATTACGGATGAACATGATGGCGCGCTTAATATGGTGTTCCAATTCGAACACGTTGATATTGGTTCCGGCCCAGGTGGCAAATGGGACTTAGCACCGTGGACGCTGCACCAGTTGCGCGGTATTTTGCATAAATGGCAAGTCGGCTTGGCGGATAGAGGCTGGAACAGCTTGTATTTGAACAACCACGATCAGCCGCGGATGGTGTCGCGTTTTGGCGATGACGGTCAATATCGTGGCGAGTCAGCTAAAATGTTAGCGACACTGTTGCACACGCTGAAAGGCACGCCATACATTTACCAAGGCGAAGAGATGGGCATGACGAACGTGCGTTTTGATAGCATCGCGCAGTACAAAGACATCGAGACGCTGAACATGTACAAGGAAGCGGTAGAACAGCACGGCAAACATCCAGCTGATGTGATGCAGTCTATCTATGTCAAAGGACGCGATAATGCGCGTACACCTGTGCAATGGGATGAGAGCGAGCATGGCGGCTTTACAACAGGTACACCTTGGCTGGAAGCGAATCCGAATTATAAGGCGATCAATGCGAAGCAAGTGCTTGCCGATCCGAATTCGATTTTCTATTACTATCAAGCCCTTATCCGTCTGCGTAAGCAGCATCCAATTATGGTATACGGTGACTACCGTCTCTTCTTGGAGCACGATGACAACATTTACGCATACACGCGTACGTGGGAAGGAAAGACGTGGGTCGTGGTGCTTAACTTTGCGAAGCATGATGTGGCGTTCCATTGTCCAGCGGAGTGGAAGGGTCAGAGCTTCACGCGTGTGATCGGCAACTATGACGATATACCGTTCGCAACACTCGAAGATGCAACATTGCGTCCGTTCGAGGCGTTGGTGTTGGAAATCGTTTAA